The Candidatus Desulfofervidus auxilii DNA segment CCCGTTTAGCAAAATAAGGCACCAATTTTTTGCTTAAATGGGTGATATGGTCACAGAAAAGGCTATCTGTTAACTCTCCGGTGCCAATGCGATAAAAACCTGTTTTTATATTATCTAATTCTCTAAATAAATCTTTTAAATTGGTATAGATTTGGATAAAGGGCTTATTTAAATAACTTTGTAAAATACAATAACTGCAATCAAATCCACAATTTGTGCCCACTTCTAAGATGCGATATTCACAACTAAGATAAAACTTTTTATTTGTGCAAGGACAAGGGCGGAAAAAACGTCCTTTGTTTTTGGTAAGATAGAGAATGTGTTTGTCATAAATACTGCCATTTGATTTATCAGATAATACTATCTGTTGAGAAATATGAGATAGCCTGCTCAGAATTTCTTGAGTATAAGATAAATTTATGACCGATTTATCTATGAATACCTTTTGAGGAAAATAGCGTTTCAAACCATTGTTCACCAATCAACTCCTGCCAGGCCTTAGTTTGAGATATTTTAAACAATTGTTGCAATTTTTCCGAGAATTCAATAGCATTCTTAAAATTTAATTTCAATTTATATTCACCATCTTCCCAATATAACGGAGGAATGATATCACAACCAGAAGGTAAATTTAATGATTTTAGTTTACTTCTAAAAATTTCTTCGGCTGTAAACAATAGAGGAAAACGCACTTGACGCAAATATGCTCTTATCTGATTTAATTTTTTCTCTCTAGGAATATTATAATTATTAAGGGTTTTTTCAATCTTTTGATTTATAATTTCCTCTACCGAAACCTTATCTCTTCCCCGAATATCCAAGATGTATTCTACTATCTCTTTTTGTAAAGAGTAACTGGGACCAAGCTCTGTAAATAAAACATGGATCTTTTCTCTTTCTTTATCAGATAAAGATTCTATTTGCTTAAGAATATCAGGGAAAATTTTAAAACTCATTATCTTCTCAATGTGGCTACTAACCGTTTAGGAAATAAAAATAAATCCAAGGCATCATTAATATTATTGACTATTATATGGGCATTGAGTAAGGCCTCTACTGCTGTCCCCTCTTCTCCTAAAATGCAAATACTGAGTGCGGCTTCCTTAAACATAAGGCTATCATTTACCCCATTGCCAATAGTTACGCAATATTTATTGTTCAAGTTTTTAATAAATGTTTGTTTTTCTACTGCACCATTTAAAGAAGCAATTCTATGAATTTGCACAGGCAAATTTTGAAAAACTTGTGCTACTGTGCCATAAGTGTCTGCGGTAAGAATAAAAATTCTCTCAAAAATGGTGCTTAAGTGCTTTAAACGTTTTTTTACACCAGGTAATAATTTTCCATCAAGGGCAAGAGTGCCATTTAGGTCCAAAATCAAATATCTAATATCTAATTGACCCCATCCGGGAATGGAGATATTTAATCCTTTTTTCATTTACTCACTCTCAGTTTTTTCTAAAGCAAACTCTAAAAATGCCTGAGCAAAAGGAGAAAGTGTTTTATGTTCCAGATATACAAGGTAGAAATCTCTCTTTAAGGGCTTTTTGTCAAAATAAACAATTTTTATGAGACCTGCCTTTAGTTCTATTTCTATTGCCCGTTTAGAAAGAATAGAAATTCCTATGCCATTTATAATAGCCTGACGAACTGCTTCGGTACTACCTAGCTCAGCTACTATGTTCAATTTATCTATATTAATTCCTCTTTGGTTTAAAAAATGTTCCATAACCATCCGAGTACCAGAGCCCTGTTCCCGAAGGATAAATGGTAGATTTTGAAGAGAAGTAAGACTAAATTCTTTTGGAGATAGAGCATAATCACTAGGCATAGCTAGAACCAATTCATCCTTGGCAAAGGGCACAAAAGCCAATTTTGGTTCAGACACCTTTGCCCCAACTGTTCCTATTTCTATCTCTCCATTAAGCACAAAATCTACAATTTGCTTAGTATCACTAATTTTAAGAAAAATTTTTACATCAGGATAAATAGATTTAAATTTTCCTAATAACTTTGGTAAAATATATTGACCAGGAATAGTGCTTCCCCCTAATTTTAAATTCCCCTTTTTATATCCTAAAAATAAATTTACCTCATTCTCTGCTTCTTCTTTAAGGGCTAAAAGACGTTTGGCATATTTATAAAATATTTCTCCTGCCTGAGTAGGAGTTACCTCCCTTCCCTGCCGGTCAAAAAGGCGAGTGCCCAATAAATTTTCCAAGGAAGCAATATAACCACTCACTGAAGGCTGAGTGAGATATGCCTGTTGAGCTGCCTTAGAGAAACTGCGAAGTTCAAATACCTTACAGAATAATGAGAGTTTTTTAAAATCCATTTAATCCTTCCCCAAAAAGTTTAACCTAACTATTGATAATTGGCAATTGAGTCATGCCCATTTTCTTTTATAATTGAAAGAATACTCCCGTGGTAAAAAAATTCCTTTTTTAGTTACAATTTTATTTATTTTATTCCGCAAAATATACCTCAAATCTATGCCAAATTGGCTAATTCCCAGAGATTGCAATTCTTTTAGATATGGCCCCAGAGATATAGGAGTTTCAGGCAAAATATAGGTTATTTCATCCCGAATAATAGGATAAAATGACTCTCCTAAAGGAGAAACAAGCGGGGCGTTTTGCCAAAATGGTTTTAAACTAAAACGAGAGGTCCAAAGAGGGGGACGGGTATAAACCATTATAATTAAGTTCTGAGGTGACCAGTAGTTGATAATTTTCCTGATAGTTTCTCTATCCAGTTCTAAAGAAAGGGTTAAATTTCTTATCCCCAAAGACTTTAAACTACGCAATGCCAAATGATTGGCTATATTCAAGGTATAGTCACTACTTAAAATTAAATCTTTTATTCCATCAAGCAGCAGGAAATGACCAATATTAGCTAAGTGCCAGTGCTGAAATCCTAGATTAGAAAGATGGACAATAGCCCTCTTAAAAAAATTAAGTTGTTGAGGTAAAATTATTGGTGGAAGACTTAAAACAATATTGGGAAATTTATTCAATAACTTTCTAAAGTTGGACACTAACTTGGGGTAAATCTGAAAATTCAGGGACAGAATGGGTATACTATTAGAAGGTAAAGGGTGTTGAAGGAAATAATCTATTTCCTCATGGCGAATCCACCATATAATTTTCTTTGATACTTTTTGGGATTTTTTTAATCCTTGAGTGTAAATCCATTGAGAAAGATGTTTTTCTTTTGAAGAAGAAGGTTTAAACTTTATGGGAGCAACCAATTGTTTTAGTTTTGACTTTAATTTTTTATCTGATTTAGCTATCTTTATTTCTGGAGTGATGGTTTTAAAAAGCAAGTATCCAAGCTCTATTTCTTCTGGAGCATTAATTTTTAATAAATTACCTGCCTTTTCTAACTTCTTTACTTTCCAAGACACTCCCTTGCCCACACTTTCGTTTTGTGCCCTTAACCTGTCTCCTATTTGGATTTCTGTCTCTGGGAGCAAGAAAATTTCTCCTTTTTCTTTGCGTATCACCCTACCTACATAGAGCCCAAATGCCCCTGGCTGTTTAGGATTGATTACATCCTTGGGATTAATTCCCAGAAAAAAACCTTTAGTAAGTTTTCTACCACCTGCTTGAAGGATTAAAGACTTAGCATATTCAAGGGCGGATTTCTTTTCATCTCCTGAGGCATCCCGGACTAGACGATAGGCCTCCACTACACTAGCTACATACTCAGCGCTTTTCATACGTCCTTCTATTTTTACAGAAGTAATGTCCAATTTCTGCAATTGAGGAATTAATTCCAGGGCAGATAAATCTCCACAGGATAAAAAATATCCCTTTTCTTTTCCCCATTGATACAAAAAGCGACAGGGCTGTCTACACCTGCCTCTAAGGCCACTCTGGCCTCCAATATAACTACTGGCTAAACAAAGACCTGAGTAGCTAAAACAAAGAGCACCATGGACAAATATCTCTAATTCCACAGAAGTGTTTTTTTTAATAGTAGTAATTTCATCCAAGGTAAGCTCTCGGGCCAAAACAACTCGCCTAAAACCCATTTCTGCTAGTTTTTTTACTCCCGTTAAATTATGACAGTTCATTAAAGTACTCGCATGTAAAGGAAGGTGAGGAAATTTATTTTTAAATAGCCAAAAAATACCCAAATCTTGAATAATAAGGGCATCAGGTTTAATTTGGTTTAGGGCCAAAGCAATTTTAATTATTTCAGGCCATTCATTTTCCTTTATTAAACTATTTAGAGCTACAAACACTTTCCTCCCTTTTTGGTGGGCAAAGGCCACCAAAAAGTTTAATTCTTTCAAAGAAAAATTACGGGCATAAGCTCGGGCACTAAATCCTTTAATGCCTACATAAACTGCGTCGGCCCCTTTTTCTATGGCAGCAAAAAAAGCCTCAAAATTACCTGCTGGGGCTAAGATTTCCATTTATTCTTTTAACTTTTCTATAATGACCATCAACTTTTGTACTAATTGGGCAAAGAACTTCTTTCCTTTAGTAGGATTGGCTACCTTGGGATTACCCCAGATTCCGCTTGGCCAATATTTTCTTTTATTCTTAACAAGAAGAAAAGAAGGAAAATGCGGGTAATCCTCAATAGCTTCTCCTTTTACCCAATTAAGGTGAAGATATTGCATAAGAGATGTTTCTAACTCTCCAGCATGACTATCATTTTTTGTTTCCAAACCAAGTTTCTCATCAATTAAATCCAGAATGCTTAAAATCACTATTTTTTCTACTACATTCTCTTCCAATAATTCTTCTCCTACTTCTTTTAAAGAAGCCATGTGAATGCTACCAGCATGACCAGAAAAAAGGATAAACCGTGTGCACCCCTGACGTACAAATCCTTTTATAATATCCCTGGTCAAATTCCTCAAAACTCTGCCAGAGATAGTGATTGTGCCAGGATGCTCTTTTGTACTCCGACACACACCGTAATAAATGGGTGGAGCAGCTAAAATATCAGTTTTTTGGGCTGCAGCTAAAACTAGCTCATAAGCAATAATAGCATCTGTTCCAAGGGGCAAATGTGGTCCATGTTCTTCAATAGAGCCAAAGGGAATGATAATAAGTCTTCCTTTTGTTTTTTCAAATTCAGACATGGTGAGTATTTCTAAACGCATTTCCTTTATTCCCATTCTATAGTGCTTGGAGGTTTAGAAGAAATGTCATAGACTACCCGATTGATTCCTGAAACCTCGTTAATGATGCGGTTGGAAATCCGCTCCAGGATATTATAAGGTAAACGTGCCCAATCTGCCGTCATGCCATCCACACTCTCTACCACTCTCAGGGCAATAACATGTTGGTAAGTCCGTTCATCACCCATAACTCCCACTGTCTTTATAGGGAGTAAAATAGCAAAGGATTGCCAAACTGTATCATATAAATTAGCCTTGCGCATTTCTTCTAGCACAATTTTATCCGCCTTACGAAGTATAGATAGACGCTGGGGGGTTACCTCACCAATAATCCGGATAGCCAATCCTGGTCCAGGGAAAGGTTGACGTTTAATGATAACTTCAGGTAGTCCTAGCTCTCTAGCCAATATTCTTACCTCATCCTTAAATAACTCCCGTAAAGGCTCTATAAGCTTTAAGGGCATACGTTCTGGCAACCCACCTACATTGTGGTGTGATTTAATTATGGCTGCAGGACCTTTAAAGGAGACACTTTCTATTACATCGGGATAAAGAGTTCCTTGAGCCAAAAAAGAGACATTTTTTATCTTCTTAGCCTCTTGTTCAAAGACATCAATAAAAAGGTTACCAATAATTTTACGCTTTAGTTCTGGGTCAATCACACCTTTTAAGTGTTTTAAAAATAGTTTAGTTTTATCTACATAATGAAAATTTAACGGAATTTTTTTGGTAAATACTTCTTTTACTTCTTGGGCCTCACCTGTTCTTAAAAGTCCATTATCAACAAAAATTGCGTGTGCTTTATCCCCGATAGCACGATGTAAAAGGACTGCTACCACTGAAGAATCTACTCCTCCACTCAATGCACATACAACTTTATTTTTACCCACCTCTTCTCTTAATTTAGGAATAATATACTCCATAAAAGACCCCATTGACCAATCTGCTTTGCATTGACAAATGCGAAATAGGAAGTTTCTAAAAATCTTTTTGCCCCGGGGAGTATGGACAACTTCAGGGTGAAATTGAACACCCCAAAATTGTCTTTTCTCATCCCCCATGGCAGCAACAGGCGAATTCTCACTGGTAGCTAACAGTTTAAAACCAGGAGGTAATTGGATAACCCTATCTCCATGACTCATCCAAACCTTCAATGGTTTATCCAAAGGGAGATTCCAAAATAGTGCGTTTTCTTTCAAAATCTTAATAGTAGCTGAACCAAACTCTCTCTTTTCTCCTCTCTCTACTTTCCCTCCTAAAATTAAGGTCATCAATTGTAAGCCATAACAAA contains these protein-coding regions:
- a CDS encoding HAD family hydrolase; translated protein: MKKGLNISIPGWGQLDIRYLILDLNGTLALDGKLLPGVKKRLKHLSTIFERIFILTADTYGTVAQVFQNLPVQIHRIASLNGAVEKQTFIKNLNNKYCVTIGNGVNDSLMFKEAALSICILGEEGTAVEALLNAHIIVNNINDALDLFLFPKRLVATLRR
- a CDS encoding selenium metabolism-associated LysR family transcriptional regulator, with translation MDFKKLSLFCKVFELRSFSKAAQQAYLTQPSVSGYIASLENLLGTRLFDRQGREVTPTQAGEIFYKYAKRLLALKEEAENEVNLFLGYKKGNLKLGGSTIPGQYILPKLLGKFKSIYPDVKIFLKISDTKQIVDFVLNGEIEIGTVGAKVSEPKLAFVPFAKDELVLAMPSDYALSPKEFSLTSLQNLPFILREQGSGTRMVMEHFLNQRGINIDKLNIVAELGSTEAVRQAIINGIGISILSKRAIEIELKAGLIKIVYFDKKPLKRDFYLVYLEHKTLSPFAQAFLEFALEKTESE
- a CDS encoding peptidase U32 family protein, with translation MEILAPAGNFEAFFAAIEKGADAVYVGIKGFSARAYARNFSLKELNFLVAFAHQKGRKVFVALNSLIKENEWPEIIKIALALNQIKPDALIIQDLGIFWLFKNKFPHLPLHASTLMNCHNLTGVKKLAEMGFRRVVLARELTLDEITTIKKNTSVELEIFVHGALCFSYSGLCLASSYIGGQSGLRGRCRQPCRFLYQWGKEKGYFLSCGDLSALELIPQLQKLDITSVKIEGRMKSAEYVASVVEAYRLVRDASGDEKKSALEYAKSLILQAGGRKLTKGFFLGINPKDVINPKQPGAFGLYVGRVIRKEKGEIFLLPETEIQIGDRLRAQNESVGKGVSWKVKKLEKAGNLLKINAPEEIELGYLLFKTITPEIKIAKSDKKLKSKLKQLVAPIKFKPSSSKEKHLSQWIYTQGLKKSQKVSKKIIWWIRHEEIDYFLQHPLPSNSIPILSLNFQIYPKLVSNFRKLLNKFPNIVLSLPPIILPQQLNFFKRAIVHLSNLGFQHWHLANIGHFLLLDGIKDLILSSDYTLNIANHLALRSLKSLGIRNLTLSLELDRETIRKIINYWSPQNLIIMVYTRPPLWTSRFSLKPFWQNAPLVSPLGESFYPIIRDEITYILPETPISLGPYLKELQSLGISQFGIDLRYILRNKINKIVTKKGIFLPREYSFNYKRKWA
- a CDS encoding creatininase family protein produces the protein MGIKEMRLEILTMSEFEKTKGRLIIIPFGSIEEHGPHLPLGTDAIIAYELVLAAAQKTDILAAPPIYYGVCRSTKEHPGTITISGRVLRNLTRDIIKGFVRQGCTRFILFSGHAGSIHMASLKEVGEELLEENVVEKIVILSILDLIDEKLGLETKNDSHAGELETSLMQYLHLNWVKGEAIEDYPHFPSFLLVKNKRKYWPSGIWGNPKVANPTKGKKFFAQLVQKLMVIIEKLKE
- the guaA gene encoding glutamine-hydrolyzing GMP synthase is translated as MNKILILDFGSQYTQLIARRVRELGVYSEIQPYNYPLEKIKEFCPKGIILSGSPSSVLAKEAPRCDDSIFSLNIPVLGICYGLQLMTLILGGKVERGEKREFGSATIKILKENALFWNLPLDKPLKVWMSHGDRVIQLPPGFKLLATSENSPVAAMGDEKRQFWGVQFHPEVVHTPRGKKIFRNFLFRICQCKADWSMGSFMEYIIPKLREEVGKNKVVCALSGGVDSSVVAVLLHRAIGDKAHAIFVDNGLLRTGEAQEVKEVFTKKIPLNFHYVDKTKLFLKHLKGVIDPELKRKIIGNLFIDVFEQEAKKIKNVSFLAQGTLYPDVIESVSFKGPAAIIKSHHNVGGLPERMPLKLIEPLRELFKDEVRILARELGLPEVIIKRQPFPGPGLAIRIIGEVTPQRLSILRKADKIVLEEMRKANLYDTVWQSFAILLPIKTVGVMGDERTYQHVIALRVVESVDGMTADWARLPYNILERISNRIINEVSGINRVVYDISSKPPSTIEWE